One window from the genome of Magnolia sinica isolate HGM2019 chromosome 4, MsV1, whole genome shotgun sequence encodes:
- the LOC131244150 gene encoding uncharacterized protein LOC131244150, which produces MLLSKKTVKKVTTGQQDETSADPSSAKKSVSKKTVKKVPIGKTGQKKDADTNTGESQSEKEVECQEHKMKGKKEPDGTSVEQETAAKTTGKKKIIKKVPKKKAPVIEEKGTSADSKKDEKGDASMVLQKVSEAKNMNERVGVADEQVVEANKSGKNLTQKKESKTTAEKQDDGATEKEIKDGREDKKEEARVDDKDLKVDKDVAGNKMEAGVAKHKDPKKDSHEGKRERAKDEKEKQTKDGKDGPKR; this is translated from the exons ATGCTG CTTAG CAAGAAAACTGTAAAGAAGGTAACCACAGGGCAACAAGATGAAACTTCTGCTGATCCATCAAGCGCTAAAAAATCTGTAAGCAAGAAAACTGTAAAGAAGGTTCCTATAGGAAAGACTGGTCAGAAGAAAGATGCAGATACAAACACTGGTGAATCACAAAGTGAGAAAGAAGTTGAGTGTCAAGAACATAAAATGAAGGGTAAGAAAGAACCAGACGGAACTTCAGTTGAGCAAGAAACTGCGGCTAAAACTACTGGAAAgaagaaaataattaaaaaggTGCCTAAGAAAAAGGCTCCTGTGATTGAAGAGAAGGGCACGAGTGCAGATAGCAAGAAGGATGAAAAGGGAGATGCAAGTATGGTATTACAGAAAGTAAGTGAAgcaaaaaatatgaatgaacgaGTTGGAGTTGCTGATGAGCAGGTAGTTGAAGCCAACAAATCCGGAAAGAATTTAACCCAGAAAAAGGAGTCTAAAACAACTGCCGAGAAGCAAGATGATGGTGCTACTGAAAAAGAAATCAAGGATGGCAGGGAGGATAAAAAGGAAGAGGCAAGAGTAGATGATAAGGATCTCAAGGTTGACAAAGATGTTGCTGGGAATAAAATGGAGGCTGGGGTCGCAAAGCATAAAGATCCGAAGAAGGATAGTCATGAGGGCAAAAGGGAAAGAGCGAAGGATGAAAAAGAGAAA